The following are encoded together in the Montipora capricornis isolate CH-2021 chromosome 5, ASM3666992v2, whole genome shotgun sequence genome:
- the LOC138050145 gene encoding uncharacterized protein, which translates to MSLHPYRDEELNHFKCLSLVLNEFPKALRQTFKTMWDSTIGHRPGFQLWDDSTAVRKLFVSTEGGTTKVPTHQSYNEWDCTALFQATIFAKSFSIHSKTLADFYVKPCAVPYGSFHGSVLSPVGDNDETFALAIDQLRRLRNAVCHSSRLEMDKATFHRNIQYAKEAFKALGISTALIDAIGSLTASDFPTTKVRLLEQHVREENQAYITCLESRNADFEEIRDFLTGIKQNVEILAANKDEVTRLEQMIDDWKTEQRECNLAGEKVSTRVAEDMISAVENLRMQLERNKDIKPTVPRSCLPSMVPNFTGRKSECQEIVDIVSSDHTRIVTIWGSPGFGKTSVGIAVGHQLQSQGFPVYFLSLRGLQTKADLTSKLFSLVRQPTTSIQRSIPQLLSFEDDLIETLGNISDSLVFILDNVDDLLESGIPKVKEDVLQLFEEILARNEKITLVVTTRESFEFMNLNFQGHRSIRIRPLDDTSSHTLVHELVPNASPDDCARIAQICGCVPLAMRLMCSLVCEDDVHPSQCLIEVIESATESIVDILDNPDYPSNQRLQFLYESSFLRLSPAEKEAFVSLSVLPGCFTMDLATTVMNITAEIEAKKMLQRLRRKSLLDSNSQPGTFTMHKLLQSFAREAGEQRLQEIVANAKCRFHAHYISRFEKLNDEFLNGYSTDAFIAFYEEKQHFMESLEDGCTDSRIAENVVKVLIKAELFLDSLFWCYSEAHNFNNIYDLALKAANALGSAHYQRCLLTSKAFSEITWGAKGSAIQLLKMAHEIQSKSHPVSDDERSKYLCYFGICKLVIGEVESGIQCLQEALLLMRGTEEHRILRLIVCQVIAVYYHFLNDPSTSNYYYNKACKECSSIADEQLIVIPPQGCKGKEPNNSKKLQINTCNLGNWPMQFLVIFHVREAAKNFFDTDTMQFVINPALQILNDLKINSKTPFHLFHFCRNVVALLRSTFTEEGIVGSGFEEFVARHQATLGQFKYNSSAPKENEDSTSCSQQCNQPLAAFYLQLGDLHHSKKNYSKALNFKKFALDIQIRRNRQDTNEFLAHSYHSLGVTQHSLGDFTSALQSDQRALDVRIKLFGEDHASTANSYHVLGVTQHSLGDFTSALQSNRRALDVRIKLFGEDQASTADSYHSLGVTQHSLGDFTSALHSNRRALDVRIKLFGEDHASTANSYHSLGVTQHSLGDFTSALQSNQRALDVRIKLFGEDHASTADSYHELGVTHHSLGDFSSALQSDQRALDVRIKLFGEDHASTANSYHSFGVTQHSLGDFTSALQSNRRALDVRIKLFGKDHASTADSYHELGVTQHSLGDFTSALQSKRRALDVRIKLFGEDHASTADSYHVLGVTQHSLGDFTSALKSNRRALDVRIKLFGEDHASTANSYHVLGVTQHSLGDFTSALQSKRRALDVRIKLFGENHASTADSYNSLGVTQHSLGDFTSAMQSDQRALDVRIKLFGEDHASTANSYHVLGVTQHSLGDFTSALQSKRRALDVRIKLFGEDQASTADSYHSLGVTQHSLGDFTSALQSKRRALDVRIKLFGEDHASTANSYHSLGVTQHSLGDFTSALHSNRRALDVRIKLFGEDHASTADSYHSLGVTQHSLGKFTSALQSKRRALDVRIKLFGENHASTANSYHSLGVTQHSLGDFTSALQSNRPGIRCADKAVRRRSCKHS; encoded by the exons ATGTCCTTGCACCCCTATCGTGACGAGGAGTTAAATCATTTCAAGTGTTTGTCCCTGGTTTTAAATGAATTCCCAAAGGCTTTACGTCAGACTTTTAAGACGATGTGGGACAGCACTATTGGGCATCGCCCTGGTTTTCAGCTTTGGGATGACTCCACTGCTGTGAGAAAACTCTTTGTATCTACAGAGGGAGGTACAACTAAAGTTCCTACCCACCAGTCGTATAATGAATGGGATTGCACCGCCTTATTCCAAGCTACCATCTTTGCAAAGTCTTTCAGTATTCATTCCAAAACCCTCGCTGATTTCTATGTAAAGCCCTGTGCTGTTCCTTATGGAAGTTTCCATGGATCTGTGTTGAGTCCAGTAGGAGATAATGACGAAACCTTTGCACTGGCTATTGATCAGCTTCGGCGCTTAAGGAATGCAGTTTGTCACTCTTCTCGCTTAGAGATGGACAAAGCAACATTTCACCGTAACATTCAATACGCTAAAGAAGCGTTCAAAGCTCTGGGAATTTCAACTGCATTGATTGATGCAATTGGAAGTTTGACTGCATCTGACTTTCCAACAACAAAAGTACGTTTGTTGGAACAGCATGTAAGGGAAGAGAATCAAGCATACATAACATGTTTAGAGAGTAGAAATGCAGATTTCGAAGAGATAAGGGATTTCTTAACAGGCATAAAACAGAACGTGGAGATCCTCGCTGCTAACAAAGACGAGGTCACTAGGTTGGAACAAATGATAGACGACTGGAAAACAGAGCAAAGGGAATGCAATCTGGCAGGCGAAAAGGTTTCTACAAGGGTAGCGGAGGACATGATTTCAGCTGTGGAAAACTTGAGGATGCAACTGGAACGGAATAAAG ACATCAAGCCAACAGTCCCAAGATCTTGTCTTCCTTCAATGGTTCCAAACTTTACTGGCCGAAAGAGTGAATGCCAAGAGATCGTGGACATCGTGAGTTCCGACCACACTCGGATCGTGACGATCTGGGGCTCACCTGGATTCGGAAAGACATCGGTTGGAATAGCGGTGGGCCACCAACTACAATCTCAAGGCTTTCCTGTTTATTTCCTTTCATTACGAGGACTTCAGACAAAGGCAGATCTAACATCGAAGCTTTTCAGCCTTGTAAGGCAACCGACTACTTCGATTCAGAGATCAATCCCTCAGCTTCTGTCCTTTGAAGATGATCTAATTGAGACCCTCGGCAACATTTCAGATTCCCTCGTATTTATTCTTGATAATGTAGATGATCTACTAGAGAGTGGCATTCCAAAAGTAAAAGAAGACGTCCTGCAACTATTTGAGGAAATTCTTGCGCGAAATGAGAAGATAACTCTGGTGGTGACCACACGAGAATCATTTGAGTTTATGAACTTGAATTTCCAAGGTCACAGATCAATAAGAATAAGGCCACTGGATGACACCTCATCTCATACTCTAGTTCATGAATTAGTGCCAAATGCTAGTCCCGATGACTGCGCAAGAATTGCTCAAATATGTGGGTGTGTGCCTCTTGCAATGAGGTTAATGTGCTCTTTAGTTTGTGAAGATGATGTTCATCCAAGCCAGTGTTTGATTGAGGTCATTGAGTCCGCAACAGAAAGTATCGTCGACATCTTGGACAATCCAGATTATCCGTCTAATCAAAGGTTGCAGTTCCTATATGAATCGTCCTTCCTCAGACTTTCCCCAGCagaaaaagaagcatttgtGTCTTTGTCTGTTCTTCCGGGATGTTTTACCATGGATCTCGCCACAACGGTAATGAATATTACGGCGGAGATTGAGGCTAAGAAAATGTTGCAAAGACTCCGAAGAAAATCCCTTCTCGATTCAAACTCCCAGCCTGGAACATTCACAATGCACAAGCTCCTTCAATCATTTGCTAGAGAAGCGGGAGAACAGCGACTGCAAGAAATAGTGGCAAATGCAAAGTGCCGCTTCCATGCGCATTACATTTCTCGTTTCGAGAAATTGAATGATGAGTTTCTAAATGGTTATTCCACGGATGCATTCATCGCATTCTATGAGGAAAAGCAGCATTTTATGGAAAGCCTAGAAGACGGTTGCACAGATTCCAGGATAGCCGAGAATGTTGTTAAAGTTTTGATAAAAGCAGAGTTGTTTCTAGATTCGTTGTTTTGGTGTTATAGTGAAGCACACAATTTTAATAATATCTACGATTTGGCATTAAAGGCAGCCAATGCTCTGGGAAGTGCACATTACCAGAGATGTTTACTAACTTCTAAAGCGTTTAGTGAAATTACTTGGGGAGCAAAAGGAAGTGCAATACAACTTCTCAAGATGGCACATGAAATCCAGTCGAAATCTCATCCAGTTTCTGATGATGAAAGGAGTAAATACTTGTGTTATTTTGGCATCTGTAAGCTTGTTATCGGCGAGGTTGAGAGCGGGATACAGTGCCTGCAAGAGGCTCTTCTTTTAATGCGTGGAACTGAAGAGCACAGAATTTTAAGGCTCATTGTTTGCCAAGTCATTGCTGTCTATTATCACTTCTTAAACGACCCATCTACCTCAAATTACTACTATAACAAAGCTTGCAAGGAATGCAGTTCCATCGCAGACGAGCAACTGATTGTTATTCCACCTCAAGGATGCAAAGGAAAAGAACCAAACAACAGCAAAAAGCTACAAATAAACACTTGTAACTTGGGTAATTGGCCAATGCAATTCCTTGTTATATTTCACGTCAGGGAAGCAGCAAAGAATTTCTTCGACACTGACACCATGCAATTTGTAATCAACCCTGCCCTTCAAATATTAAATGAtctcaaaattaattcaaaaacaccttttcatttgtttcatttctgcCGTAATGTTGTCGCACTTCTGAGATCAACATTCACCGAAGAAGGTATTGTTGGATCAGGTTTCGAAGAATTCGTCGCGCGTCACCAAGCAACACTCGggcaatttaaatataactcTTCAGCCCCAAAAGAGAACGAAGATTCAACCAGTTGTTCTCAACAATGCAATCAGCCTCTCGCAGCGTTCTACCTACAACTCGGTGATTTGCACCACAGCAAGAAGAACTACTCAAAAgcccttaatttcaaaaagtttGCACTTGATATCCAAATAAGAAGAAATAGACAAGATACAAACGAATTCTTAGCCCATAGCTACCATTCACtgggggtgacacagcattcattaggtgattttacctctgctctgcagtctgaccaacgggcattagatgtgcggataaagctgttcggagaagatcatgcaagcacagctaaTAGTTACCATgtactcggggtgacacagcattcattaggtgattttacctctgctctgcagtcaaaccgacgggcattagatgtgcggataaagctgttcggagaagatcaagcaagcacagctgatagttaccattcactcggggtgacacagcattcattaggtgattttacctctgctctgcactCAAACcgacgggcattagatgtgcggataaagctgttcggagaagatcatgcaagcacagctaatagttaccattcactcggggtgacacagcattcattaggtgattttacctctgctctgcagtcaaaccaacgggcattagatgtgcggataaagctgttcggagaagatcatgcaagcacagctgatagttaccatgaactcggggtgacacatcattcattaggtgatttttcctctgctctgcagtctgaccaacgggcattagatgtgcggataaagctgttcggagaagatcatgcaagcacagctaaTAGTTACCATTCattcggggtgacacagcattcattaggtgattttacctctgctctgcagtcaaaccgacgggcattagatgtgcggataaagctgttcggaaaagatcatgcaagcacagctgatagttaccatgaactcggggtgacacagcattcattaggtgattttacctctgctctgcagtcaaagcgacgggcattagatgtgcggataaagctgttcggagaagatcatgcaagcacagctgatagttaccatgtactcggggtgacacagcattcattaggtgattttacctctgctctgaaGTCAAACcgacgggcattagatgtgcggataaagctgttcggagaagatcatgcaagtaCAGCTAATAGTTACCATGTACTCGGCgtgacacagcattcattaggtgattttacctctgctctgcagtcaaagcgacgggcattagatgtgcggataaagctgttcggagaaaatcatgcaagcacagctgatagttacaattcactcggggtgacacagcattcattaggtgattttacctctgctatGCAGTCTGAccaacgggcattagatgtgcggataaagctgttcggagaagatcatgcaagcacagctaaTAGTTACCATgtactcggggtgacacagcattcattaggtgattttacctctgctctgcagtcaaagcgacgggcattagatgtgcggataaagctgttcggagaagatcaagcaagcacagctgatagttaccattcactcggggtgacacagcattcattaggtgattttacctctgctctgcagtcaaagcgacgggcattagatgtgcggataaagctgttcggagaagatcatgcaagcacagctaatagttaccattcactcggggtgacacagcattcattaggtgattttacctctgctctgcactCAAACcgacgggcattagatgtgcggataaagctgttcggagaagatcatgcaagcacagctgatagttaccattcactcggggtgacacagcattcattaggtaaatttacctctgctctgcagtcaaagcgacgggcattagatgtgcggataaagctgttcggagaaaatcatgcaagcacagctaatagttaccattcactcggggtgacgcagcattcattaggtgattttacctctgctctgcaatCAAACCGaccgggcattagatgtgcggataaagctgttcggagaagatcatgcaagcacagctga